A single region of the Chiloscyllium punctatum isolate Juve2018m chromosome 15, sChiPun1.3, whole genome shotgun sequence genome encodes:
- the LOC140486518 gene encoding lysozyme C-1/C-2-like has translation MKLLIVLSVLLAVSSAEILSRCQVVKAIKDSVLTKFTHYSVADWVCLADHVSQYNTMEIGHETRNGEAWASQYGIFQISSKWWCDDGKTPNSENGCGIRCTELLSNNLKPGIECAAKIVASKGMEAWSSWVENCKGRWINYYSYFCF, from the exons ATGAAGCTCCTTATTGTTCTCAGTGTCCTGCTTGCAGTCTCCAGCGCCGAAATCCTTTCACGATGTCAAGTTGTTAAAGCTATCAAGGATTCTGTACTGACAAAATTCACCCACTACAGCGTGGCAGACT GGGTGTGCTTGGCCGACCACGTGAGTCAATACAACACAATGGAAATCGGTCATGAAACACGGAATGGAGAGGCCTGGGCATCACAATATGGGATCTTTCAGATCAGTAGCAAGTGGTGGTGTGATGATGGAAAAACTCCAAACTCAGAAAACGGCTGTGGGATCAGATGTACTG AACTACTGAGTAATAATTTGAAACCTGGCATTGAGTGTGCTGCAAAAATAGTGGCTTCAAAAGGAATGGAGGCCTG GAGCAGCTGGGTCGAAAACTGCAAAGGTAGATGGATCAATTATTACTCCTACTTTTGCTTCTGA